The Hymenobacter swuensis DY53 genome includes the window CCGTGCCGTGCGCCTGAAAGTAGAGGCGCAGAAAATGCAGGGCCTGGGCCATCTGCGTTTCCACTGTTTTCACCGAAATACCCAGCTCCTGCGCAATTTCAGCGTAGGAGAGGCCCTGTTGCCGGCTCAGGGTAAAAATGCGGCGGCGCTTTGGGGGGAGTTTTTCCAGCGCGGCCAGATACAGGGTTTCCAGCTCTGCAAAGGCCACATCGGTGTCAGTGGTGGCGGCGGTAGCGGTGCCGGTAAACAGGGCGTAATCTTGGTAGGCCTGGTGGTGGCGGGTGTGGCGCAGCTGGTTGAGAATGGTATGGTGGGCCACCGTAAAGAGGTAGCCTTTCAGCGGCACATCATCCCGCAACTCGTGGCGTCGTTCCCAGATTTTGAGGAAGCACTCCTGCACAATCTCCTCGGCCGCCGCCCCCGATTTCAGGTAGCCGTAGGCAAACCGGTATACCCGCGCGCTGTACTGCCGGAACAGGGCATCAAAGGCTCGTTGGTCGTCG containing:
- a CDS encoding RNA polymerase sigma-70 factor — protein: MRPDTELVWLSRLRNDDQRAFDALFRQYSARVYRFAYGYLKSGAAAEEIVQECFLKIWERRHELRDDVPLKGYLFTVAHHTILNQLRHTRHHQAYQDYALFTGTATAATTDTDVAFAELETLYLAALEKLPPKRRRIFTLSRQQGLSYAEIAQELGISVKTVETQMAQALHFLRLYFQAHGTALSLLPLLLLLA